Proteins encoded within one genomic window of Citrobacter amalonaticus Y19:
- a CDS encoding methylaspartate ammonia-lyase, with protein MKIKQALFTAGYSSFYFDDQQAIKNGAGHDGFIYTGDPVTPGFTSVRQAGECVSVQLILENGAVAVGDCAAVQYSGAGGRDPLFLAEHFIPFLNDHIKPLLEGRDVDAFLPNARFFDKLRIDGNLLHTAVRYGLSQALLDATALASGRLKTEVVCDEWQLPCVPEAIPLFGQSGDDRYIAVDKMILKGVDVLPHALINNVEEKLGFKGEKLREYVRWLSDRILSLRSSPRYHPTLHIDVYGTIGLIFDMDPVRCAEYIASLEKEAQGLPLYIEGPVDAGNKPDQIRMLTAITKELTRLGSGVKIVADEWCNTYQDIVDFTDAGSCHMVQIKTPDLGGIHNIVDAVLYCNKHGMEAYQGGTCNETEISARTCVHVALAARPMRMLIKPGMGFDEGLNIVFNEMNRTIALLQTKD; from the coding sequence ATGAAAATTAAACAGGCGCTTTTCACCGCTGGCTACTCCTCATTCTATTTTGATGACCAGCAGGCGATCAAAAATGGCGCAGGTCATGACGGGTTTATTTATACCGGCGATCCGGTTACCCCTGGCTTTACCTCTGTGCGTCAGGCTGGCGAGTGCGTTTCCGTCCAGTTGATTCTGGAAAACGGCGCAGTGGCAGTGGGTGATTGCGCCGCGGTGCAGTACTCCGGTGCCGGTGGTCGCGATCCGCTGTTCCTGGCTGAACATTTTATTCCGTTCCTCAACGATCACATCAAACCGCTGCTCGAAGGCCGCGATGTGGATGCGTTCCTGCCGAACGCCCGCTTCTTCGACAAACTGCGTATCGACGGTAATTTGCTGCATACCGCCGTTCGTTACGGTCTGTCACAGGCGCTGCTTGACGCCACTGCGCTGGCCTCGGGTCGCCTGAAAACGGAAGTGGTGTGTGACGAATGGCAACTGCCGTGCGTACCAGAAGCAATTCCTTTATTTGGTCAGAGCGGCGACGACCGCTACATCGCCGTCGACAAAATGATCCTCAAAGGCGTTGACGTCCTGCCGCATGCGCTGATCAACAACGTTGAAGAGAAGCTCGGTTTCAAAGGCGAAAAACTGCGTGAGTACGTGCGCTGGTTGTCCGACCGTATTCTCAGCCTGCGCAGCAGCCCGCGCTACCATCCGACGCTGCATATCGACGTGTATGGCACCATCGGTCTGATCTTCGATATGGACCCGGTACGCTGCGCCGAGTACATCGCCAGCCTGGAAAAAGAAGCGCAAGGTCTGCCGCTGTACATTGAAGGCCCGGTTGATGCAGGCAACAAACCGGATCAAATCCGCATGCTGACGGCCATCACCAAAGAGCTGACCCGTCTGGGTTCCGGCGTGAAAATTGTCGCGGATGAATGGTGTAACACCTATCAGGACATCGTGGACTTCACCGATGCCGGCAGCTGCCACATGGTGCAGATCAAAACGCCGGATCTTGGCGGCATTCACAACATCGTTGACGCGGTGCTGTACTGCAACAAACACGGAATGGAAGCCTACCAGGGCGGTACTTGTAACGAAACCGAAATCAGCGCCCGCACCTGTGTACATGTGGCTCTCGCCGCACGTCCGATGCGTATGTTGATCAAGCCTGGTATGGGCTTCGATGAAGGTCTCAATATCGTGTTTAACGAAATGAACCGCACCATCGCGCTGTTGCAGACTAAGGATTAA
- a CDS encoding dicarboxylate/amino acid:cation symporter, whose translation MKKISLTKMIILGLILGMIAGVAINNMASADTAKSYAQDISIFTTIFLRMVKMIIAPLVISTLVVGIAKMGDAKTLGRIFSKTFFLFICASLLSIALGLVIVNLFQPGAGINFVAHDAAAVAGVQSEPFTLKVFISHAVPTSIVDAMARNEILQIVVFSIFLGCSLAAIGEKAEPIVKVLDSLVHVMLKLTGYVMLFAPLTVFAAISGLIAERGLGVMVSAGIFMGEFYLTLGMLWAILIGLSTMIVGPCISRLTKAILEPALLAFTTSSSEAAFPGTLDKLEKFGVSSKIASFVLPIGYSFNLVGSMAYCSFATVFIAQACNIELSMGEQITMLLILMLTSKGMAGVPRASMVVIAATLNQFNIPEAGLILLMGVDPFLDMGRSATNVMSNAMGAAIVGRWEGEHFGSGCRGTAPVKTPEQERPATEPSEVVMS comes from the coding sequence ATGAAGAAAATAAGTCTAACCAAAATGATCATATTAGGCCTGATACTCGGCATGATTGCCGGGGTGGCTATTAATAATATGGCATCGGCTGATACAGCAAAATCGTACGCGCAGGATATTTCGATTTTTACCACTATTTTCTTACGTATGGTAAAAATGATTATCGCACCGTTGGTTATTTCAACCCTGGTCGTTGGTATCGCAAAAATGGGCGATGCCAAAACGCTGGGACGTATATTCTCGAAAACCTTTTTCCTGTTTATCTGCGCCTCACTGTTGTCGATTGCGCTGGGTCTGGTCATCGTCAATCTGTTCCAGCCAGGTGCGGGCATCAACTTCGTCGCCCATGACGCTGCGGCAGTGGCTGGCGTGCAGTCAGAACCGTTCACGCTGAAAGTATTTATCTCTCACGCCGTACCGACCAGTATCGTCGATGCGATGGCGCGTAACGAAATCCTGCAAATCGTGGTGTTCTCGATTTTCCTCGGCTGCAGCCTGGCCGCCATTGGCGAGAAAGCCGAGCCGATCGTGAAAGTGCTCGACTCGCTGGTGCACGTCATGCTGAAGCTGACAGGTTACGTCATGCTGTTCGCTCCGTTAACGGTGTTCGCCGCCATCTCCGGGCTGATCGCTGAACGCGGGCTGGGCGTGATGGTTAGCGCCGGGATCTTCATGGGTGAGTTCTACCTGACGCTGGGGATGCTGTGGGCGATTCTGATCGGCCTGTCAACCATGATTGTCGGTCCGTGCATTAGCCGTCTGACGAAAGCAATCCTCGAACCGGCGCTGCTGGCGTTTACCACCTCCAGTTCTGAAGCCGCGTTCCCGGGAACCCTGGATAAGCTGGAGAAATTCGGCGTCTCGTCCAAGATTGCCAGCTTCGTGCTGCCTATCGGTTACTCCTTCAACCTGGTCGGTTCAATGGCTTACTGCTCGTTTGCCACCGTGTTTATCGCGCAAGCGTGCAACATTGAGCTGAGCATGGGCGAGCAGATCACCATGCTGCTGATCCTGATGTTGACCTCCAAAGGCATGGCGGGCGTACCGCGCGCCTCGATGGTCGTCATTGCCGCCACCCTCAACCAGTTCAACATTCCGGAGGCGGGTCTGATCCTGCTGATGGGCGTCGATCCGTTCCTCGACATGGGCCGTTCTGCGACCAACGTGATGAGTAACGCCATGGGTGCCGCGATTGTCGGTCGTTGGGAAGGTGAACACTTCGGTTCAGGCTGCCGGGGCACTGCGCCGGTCAAAACGCCGGAACAGGAACGTCCTGCAACGGAACCGTCAGAAGTGGTGATGTCCTGA
- a CDS encoding class I fumarate hydratase encodes MSKPFVWQELFVQSKESTEYELLSNQHVTVTELDGEEVIKVAPEALTLLAQQAFYEASFFLRTGHLKQIASILHDPQASSNDKYVALQLLRNAEVSAKGVLPNCQDTGTATVVASKGQQIWTGGDDAEALSKGIYTTFKENNLRYSQNAPLDMYNEVNTGTNLPAQIDISATPGNEYRFLFVNKGGGSANKAALFQETKSILQPEKLTAFLIEKMKSLGTAACPPYHIAFVVGGLSADQALKVAKLASTKYYDNLPTSGNELGQAFRDTALESALLNASREFGIGAQFGGKYFAHDIRVIRLPRHGGSCPIAMALSCSADRNIKAKINKHGIWLEKLEHNPGKFIPESSRVENSAQSVNLDLNRPLREILHDLSALPVGTRLSLNGPIVVARDIVHAKLKERLDNGEAMPAYMKDHIVYYAGPAKTPDQMACGSLGPTTGGRMDGYVDAFQAAGGSLVMLSKGNRSPQVTDACHKHGGFNLGSIGGAAALLAQQYVKSLRCLEYPELGMEAVWMMEVENLPAFVLVDDKGNNFFSQFEQQHRCASCPAGH; translated from the coding sequence ATGTCTAAACCCTTTGTCTGGCAAGAACTCTTTGTACAAAGCAAAGAGAGTACGGAATACGAATTACTGAGCAATCAGCATGTTACGGTGACAGAATTGGATGGCGAAGAGGTCATCAAAGTGGCGCCGGAAGCATTAACGCTGCTGGCTCAACAGGCATTCTACGAAGCATCGTTCTTCCTGCGCACCGGACATTTAAAGCAGATAGCCAGCATCCTGCACGATCCGCAGGCCAGCAGTAACGACAAATACGTCGCCCTGCAACTGTTGCGTAATGCGGAAGTGTCGGCGAAAGGCGTGCTGCCGAACTGCCAGGACACGGGCACCGCGACGGTTGTTGCCAGCAAAGGTCAGCAAATATGGACCGGCGGCGATGATGCCGAAGCGCTCAGCAAAGGGATTTACACCACCTTTAAAGAAAATAACCTGCGCTATTCGCAAAATGCCCCGCTGGATATGTATAACGAGGTCAACACCGGCACGAACCTGCCAGCGCAGATAGACATCAGCGCCACGCCGGGTAACGAATACCGCTTCCTGTTTGTCAATAAGGGCGGCGGCTCGGCCAACAAAGCGGCACTGTTCCAGGAGACCAAATCTATCCTGCAACCGGAAAAACTCACCGCGTTCCTGATAGAGAAGATGAAATCGCTGGGTACGGCAGCCTGCCCTCCGTATCACATTGCCTTTGTGGTCGGCGGTCTCTCCGCTGACCAGGCGCTCAAGGTCGCCAAACTGGCCTCAACCAAGTATTACGACAATCTGCCCACCAGCGGTAACGAACTGGGCCAGGCGTTTCGTGACACGGCGCTGGAGTCCGCGCTGCTTAACGCCAGTCGCGAATTTGGCATCGGCGCGCAGTTTGGCGGCAAATATTTCGCCCATGATATACGCGTGATTCGCCTGCCGCGCCACGGCGGCTCTTGTCCGATCGCAATGGCCCTCTCCTGCTCCGCCGATCGCAATATCAAAGCGAAGATCAACAAACACGGGATCTGGCTGGAAAAACTCGAGCATAACCCGGGCAAATTTATCCCTGAATCCAGCCGCGTCGAGAACAGCGCGCAGAGCGTAAACCTGGATCTGAACCGTCCGCTGCGCGAGATCCTGCATGATTTATCCGCCCTGCCCGTCGGCACACGGCTTTCGCTGAACGGCCCGATTGTCGTCGCCCGCGATATCGTGCACGCCAAACTCAAAGAGCGTCTGGACAACGGCGAAGCGATGCCGGCGTACATGAAAGACCACATTGTCTACTACGCGGGCCCGGCCAAAACACCAGACCAGATGGCTTGCGGCTCGCTCGGGCCAACCACCGGCGGGCGCATGGACGGTTATGTCGATGCCTTCCAGGCCGCTGGTGGCAGCCTTGTCATGCTGTCAAAAGGCAACCGCAGCCCGCAGGTAACCGACGCCTGCCATAAACACGGCGGATTCAACCTCGGCAGTATCGGCGGCGCCGCGGCCTTGCTGGCGCAACAGTATGTGAAAAGTCTGCGCTGCCTCGAATATCCCGAACTGGGAATGGAAGCGGTCTGGATGATGGAAGTTGAAAATCTGCCTGCCTTCGTTCTGGTGGATGACAAAGGGAACAACTTCTTCAGCCAGTTTGAACAACAGCACCGTTGTGCATCCTGCCCGGCAGGACATTAA
- a CDS encoding DUF4387 domain-containing protein gives MKHAICTLAQVIRSKNAGPYELVLDILFKTREDYQRVKRSEQLTPQLIARLYNVEPDFIHRIVWFDPANAVKIVMPRDIISGNVGDNDVYGAQQHAPLLSIEFDL, from the coding sequence ATGAAACACGCTATTTGCACCCTGGCGCAGGTGATTCGTTCCAAAAACGCCGGACCGTATGAACTGGTGTTAGATATTTTATTTAAAACGCGCGAAGACTATCAGCGGGTAAAACGTTCTGAGCAATTAACGCCGCAGTTAATTGCCCGCTTATATAACGTTGAACCTGATTTTATTCATCGCATCGTCTGGTTTGACCCCGCGAATGCCGTAAAAATCGTGATGCCTCGCGATATTATTTCCGGCAACGTTGGTGACAATGATGTTTATGGCGCGCAGCAGCATGCGCCGTTATTAAGTATTGAGTTTGATCTGTAA
- a CDS encoding methylaspartate mutase subunit E produces the protein MELRNKKLTHDEFMTERHQVLQTWHTGKDVEHFEDGVKYQQTIPEKKRFSHALLKADQEGKTLSQPRAGVALMDEHIELLKTLQAECDLLPSTIDAYTRLNRYEEAAIGIQKSIEAGTSKLNGLPVVNHGVAACRRMTESLEKPIQVRHGTPDARLLAEIAMASGFTSYEGGGISYNIPYAKRVTLEKSIRDWQYCDRLMGLYEEHGIRINREPFGPLTGTLIPPFMSHAVAIIEGLLALEQGVKSITVGYGQVGSLTQDIAAIQSLRELSHEYFQNYGFNDYELSTVFHQWMGGFPEDESKAFAIISWGAAVAGMSGATKVITKSPHEAFGIPTAAANAQGLRASRQMLNMVSDQKFPPCAAVEQEVDLIKSEVRAVLKKVFELGNGDVARGTVLAFEAGVLDVPFAPASCNAGKILPVRDNSGAIRILEAGSVPLPKDILALHHDYVAERAQYEGRKPSFQMVVDDINAVSHSQLIGRP, from the coding sequence ATGGAACTTCGAAATAAGAAATTAACCCATGACGAATTTATGACTGAGCGGCATCAGGTGTTGCAGACGTGGCATACCGGCAAAGACGTCGAACATTTTGAAGATGGCGTGAAGTACCAGCAGACCATTCCTGAGAAAAAACGTTTCTCTCATGCCTTGCTGAAAGCCGATCAGGAAGGAAAAACCCTGAGCCAACCGCGTGCCGGCGTGGCGCTGATGGATGAGCACATTGAACTGCTGAAAACCCTGCAGGCAGAGTGTGACCTGCTGCCCAGCACCATCGATGCCTACACCCGTCTGAATCGTTATGAAGAAGCCGCCATTGGGATCCAGAAATCCATCGAAGCCGGAACCTCGAAGCTCAACGGACTGCCGGTGGTTAACCACGGCGTGGCGGCCTGTCGTCGAATGACCGAATCGCTGGAGAAACCCATTCAGGTACGTCACGGTACGCCGGATGCGCGTCTGCTGGCGGAGATTGCCATGGCCAGCGGTTTCACCAGCTACGAAGGCGGCGGTATCTCCTACAACATTCCTTACGCCAAGCGCGTTACGCTGGAAAAATCCATTCGAGACTGGCAGTACTGCGACCGTCTGATGGGACTGTATGAAGAGCACGGCATTCGCATTAACCGCGAACCGTTCGGCCCGCTGACCGGCACGCTGATCCCGCCATTCATGTCTCACGCGGTGGCGATTATCGAAGGTCTGCTGGCGCTGGAACAGGGTGTGAAATCCATCACCGTCGGCTACGGCCAGGTAGGCAGCCTGACGCAGGATATTGCGGCTATCCAGTCACTGCGCGAACTGTCCCACGAATATTTCCAGAATTACGGGTTCAATGATTACGAACTGAGCACCGTCTTCCACCAGTGGATGGGCGGCTTCCCGGAAGACGAATCCAAAGCGTTCGCCATTATCTCCTGGGGCGCAGCGGTCGCCGGTATGTCCGGTGCCACCAAAGTGATCACCAAGAGCCCGCACGAAGCCTTCGGTATTCCGACGGCAGCGGCTAACGCCCAGGGGCTGCGCGCATCGCGTCAGATGCTCAACATGGTCAGCGACCAGAAATTCCCGCCGTGCGCCGCAGTAGAACAGGAAGTGGATCTGATTAAGAGCGAAGTTCGCGCGGTCCTGAAGAAAGTGTTTGAGCTGGGCAACGGCGACGTTGCGCGCGGCACGGTGCTGGCCTTTGAAGCAGGCGTACTGGATGTGCCTTTCGCCCCGGCCTCCTGCAACGCCGGGAAAATTCTGCCGGTTCGCGACAACTCCGGCGCTATCCGTATTCTGGAAGCCGGCTCGGTTCCACTGCCGAAAGACATTCTCGCCCTGCACCACGACTATGTGGCCGAGCGTGCGCAATACGAAGGACGTAAACCCTCATTCCAGATGGTTGTTGATGACATCAACGCTGTATCCCACAGTCAATTAATAGGAAGACCATAA
- a CDS encoding acyclic terpene utilization AtuA family protein — MARTFKILSPTAILGYGFPEESFRKAMEESPDLIAVDAGSSDPGPHYLGAGKPFTDRAGVKRDLRYMITAGVKNNIPVVIGTAGGSGAAPHLEWCRQIILEIAQEEKLSFSMALIPSDVNKEVVHQALDNGKITALDFVPALTHEAIEESTYIVAQMGIEPFQRALEAGAQVVLGGRAYDPACFAALPIMQGFDEGLALHCGKILECAAIAATPGSGSDCAMGIIDDNGFTLKTFNPKRKFTETSAAAHTLYEKSDPYFLPGPGGVLNLKGCSFTAVNDGEVYVSGSRHEETPYALKLEGARQVGFRCLTIAGTRDPIMIAGIDTILEEVQASVARNLSLNDDSIRMTFHLYGKNGVMGNHEPMQTAGHELGILLDVVAPTQDIANSVCSLVRSTLLHYGYENRIATAGNLAFPFSPSDIQSGPVYEFSIYHLIEASDALRFDFHIEQVTPEGVQA, encoded by the coding sequence ATGGCACGCACATTTAAGATCTTATCGCCGACGGCTATCCTGGGTTATGGCTTCCCGGAAGAGAGCTTTCGTAAAGCCATGGAAGAGTCACCGGATCTGATCGCGGTTGACGCAGGCTCCTCCGATCCAGGCCCCCACTATCTGGGGGCGGGTAAACCGTTTACCGACAGGGCCGGGGTGAAACGCGATCTGCGTTATATGATCACGGCGGGCGTTAAGAACAACATTCCGGTGGTGATTGGCACCGCCGGGGGATCCGGGGCTGCCCCGCACCTTGAGTGGTGTCGGCAGATTATCCTTGAGATTGCGCAGGAAGAAAAACTGTCCTTCTCAATGGCGCTGATCCCATCGGATGTGAATAAAGAGGTGGTTCATCAGGCGCTGGATAACGGCAAAATCACCGCGCTGGACTTTGTTCCGGCACTGACCCACGAGGCGATCGAAGAGAGCACCTACATCGTGGCGCAGATGGGGATCGAACCGTTCCAGCGTGCGCTGGAAGCGGGTGCGCAAGTGGTGCTGGGCGGACGGGCTTATGATCCGGCCTGCTTCGCGGCACTGCCGATTATGCAGGGCTTTGATGAAGGTCTGGCGCTGCACTGCGGCAAGATCCTGGAATGTGCGGCCATTGCCGCGACCCCAGGTTCCGGTTCCGACTGCGCAATGGGGATTATCGACGACAACGGCTTTACGCTGAAGACGTTCAATCCCAAGCGCAAGTTCACCGAAACGTCGGCGGCGGCGCACACCCTGTATGAGAAGTCCGATCCGTACTTCCTGCCAGGTCCTGGCGGTGTGCTGAACCTGAAAGGGTGCAGCTTCACAGCGGTAAACGATGGCGAAGTGTACGTCAGCGGTTCCCGTCATGAAGAAACGCCGTATGCGCTGAAGCTGGAAGGTGCGCGCCAGGTGGGCTTCCGCTGCCTGACCATTGCCGGTACCCGCGATCCGATCATGATTGCTGGCATCGACACCATTCTCGAAGAAGTGCAGGCAAGCGTTGCCCGCAACCTCTCGCTGAATGATGACAGCATCCGCATGACGTTCCACCTGTACGGTAAGAACGGCGTGATGGGCAATCATGAACCGATGCAAACTGCCGGGCACGAACTGGGCATTTTGCTGGACGTGGTCGCGCCAACGCAGGATATCGCCAACAGCGTCTGTTCGCTGGTGCGCTCTACCCTGCTGCACTACGGCTACGAAAACCGGATCGCCACGGCAGGCAACCTCGCCTTCCCGTTCTCACCATCCGATATTCAAAGCGGCCCGGTGTATGAGTTCTCAATCTATCACCTGATCGAAGCCAGCGACGCCCTGCGTTTTGACTTCCACATTGAACAGGTGACGCCAGAAGGAGTTCAGGCATGA
- the glmL gene encoding methylaspartate mutase accessory protein GlmL — translation MQTVSVDIGSTWTKAALFAKEGDALTLVNHVLTPTTTHHLADGFFASLNQVLNVADARPLLNRGEVTLKYSSSAKGGLAVAAMGLVPSITLESAKVTAHSAGAKIAQYYSYKLNRHDIQALEATPPDILLFTGGTDGGEESYGLANAHALAESSLDCAIIYAGNRDIQDDVQAILGHKDLITVDNILPDLDHPNPFAARKAICDVFLSRIVKGKGLDVIVGETGEEPMPTPWTVYELVKAISEVDSAWKEFMLIDMGGATTDVYSASANTLSPDTVLHGVPEPFVKRTVEGDLGMRVSAVVVGESTQALVKVVFAQQPARQEAFYGYLRHLVAHPDYLPQSEEEKYFDSLLAGLCVGYAAERHAGTKKQVCTCVGNVDLQMGRDLTTVRKVVGSGGWLSRASQFDIHHWLKYRELDDDGRRILLPTQFEYYRDAKGLLPLLANVARLDPQAAARTSIHCLTL, via the coding sequence ATGCAAACCGTCTCTGTCGATATCGGCTCGACGTGGACCAAAGCTGCCCTCTTCGCAAAGGAGGGGGATGCGTTAACACTGGTTAACCACGTTCTGACTCCGACGACGACCCATCATCTGGCGGACGGTTTTTTCGCCAGCCTGAACCAGGTGCTGAACGTTGCCGATGCGCGCCCACTGCTCAACCGCGGTGAAGTGACACTGAAATACTCCTCGTCGGCGAAAGGCGGTCTTGCCGTCGCCGCAATGGGACTGGTGCCGTCGATCACGCTGGAATCAGCAAAAGTCACGGCGCATTCCGCCGGGGCAAAAATCGCTCAGTACTACTCGTATAAGCTGAACCGCCATGACATTCAGGCGCTGGAAGCCACGCCGCCGGACATTCTGTTGTTTACCGGCGGAACCGATGGCGGTGAAGAGAGCTATGGACTGGCTAATGCGCACGCGCTGGCGGAATCCAGCCTCGACTGCGCCATTATCTACGCCGGAAACCGCGACATTCAGGACGACGTCCAGGCGATTCTGGGACACAAAGATCTGATCACGGTAGATAACATCCTGCCCGACCTCGATCACCCGAATCCCTTCGCCGCCCGCAAGGCGATTTGTGATGTTTTCCTGTCGCGCATCGTAAAAGGCAAAGGACTGGATGTGATTGTCGGTGAAACCGGCGAAGAACCCATGCCGACGCCCTGGACGGTGTACGAACTGGTCAAAGCCATCAGCGAAGTCGATAGCGCATGGAAAGAGTTCATGCTCATCGACATGGGCGGCGCGACCACCGACGTCTATTCCGCCAGCGCCAATACCCTATCGCCCGACACCGTACTGCACGGCGTCCCGGAGCCCTTCGTTAAGCGCACCGTGGAAGGCGATCTCGGCATGCGCGTCTCCGCAGTGGTGGTGGGCGAAAGCACCCAGGCACTGGTGAAGGTGGTATTCGCTCAGCAACCGGCACGCCAGGAGGCCTTCTATGGCTACCTGCGCCATCTGGTCGCGCATCCCGATTATCTGCCGCAAAGCGAGGAAGAGAAATACTTTGACTCTCTGTTAGCCGGACTGTGCGTGGGTTACGCCGCCGAGCGTCACGCAGGCACCAAAAAACAGGTCTGTACCTGCGTTGGCAACGTCGATTTACAGATGGGGCGCGACCTGACCACCGTGCGCAAAGTGGTCGGTTCGGGCGGCTGGCTCTCCCGCGCCAGTCAGTTTGATATCCATCACTGGCTCAAGTATCGCGAACTGGACGATGACGGCAGACGCATTCTTTTACCCACTCAGTTTGAGTACTACCGCGATGCAAAAGGTCTGCTCCCGCTGCTGGCAAACGTTGCCAGACTGGATCCCCAGGCCGCTGCGCGCACCAGCATTCACTGTTTAACCCTATAA
- the glmS gene encoding methylaspartate mutase subunit S, with protein sequence MKKSTLVIGVIGADCHAVGNKVLDRVFTAHDFRVINLGVMVSQDEYIDAAIETGADAIVVSSIYGHGDIDCLGLRERCIERGIGDILLYVGGNLVVGKHDFADVEAKFKEMGFQRVFAPSHDLEDVCQLMATDINKRHGVEQRCLEEAI encoded by the coding sequence ATGAAAAAATCAACACTCGTTATTGGCGTCATTGGTGCTGACTGCCATGCCGTAGGCAATAAAGTTCTGGACCGCGTTTTTACTGCCCATGATTTTCGCGTAATCAATCTGGGCGTAATGGTGAGCCAGGATGAATATATCGATGCCGCAATCGAAACCGGCGCCGATGCGATTGTCGTCTCTTCCATTTATGGCCATGGCGACATTGACTGCCTGGGGCTGCGCGAGCGCTGCATTGAGCGCGGCATTGGCGATATCCTGCTTTACGTCGGCGGCAACCTGGTGGTCGGAAAGCATGACTTCGCGGACGTTGAAGCCAAATTTAAAGAGATGGGCTTCCAGCGCGTCTTCGCCCCAAGCCACGATCTCGAAGATGTTTGTCAGTTGATGGCAACGGATATCAACAAGCGCCACGGTGTCGAACAGCGTTGTCTGGAAGAGGCTATCTGA